A stretch of Bacteroidota bacterium DNA encodes these proteins:
- the hisD gene encoding histidinol dehydrogenase translates to MIRLELEDIYSPESDKLIAREPILEGETASTVEAIVREVCSRGDAAIRAYTLKFDGVEIVDLEVTRREIDHAGDMLPPELKEAIGAAAETIRSFHQAQIPPTIGKETRPGVYCRREWRPIQRVGLYAPGGSAPLISTVLMLGIPATLAGCREILLCSPPNMSGEVEPGILYAARLAGVRRIFRAGGAQAIAAMSAGTETIPKVDKIFGPGNRFVAAAKARVSVGASGVEIDMLAGPTELLIIADDSANPRWVAADLLAQAEHGVDSRVVLVTTHSRIADAVEQECELQLPFLSRRQTIRCVLEAGPAIVVRTLSDAIEFSNRFAPEHLALAVREGERFVPKIQNAGAVFVGAAGSSVFGDYASGPNHTLPTGGTAVCRGGLTLESFMKPLFIETFTSEGVRSMSPIVMELARAERLDAHARAAEIRGEIA, encoded by the coding sequence ATGATACGGCTCGAGCTCGAAGATATATATTCCCCGGAGAGCGACAAACTCATTGCGCGGGAGCCGATACTGGAGGGGGAGACAGCCTCCACGGTGGAGGCGATCGTTCGCGAAGTCTGCTCACGGGGGGATGCGGCGATTCGCGCGTACACATTGAAATTCGACGGGGTGGAGATCGTGGACCTGGAAGTGACCCGCAGAGAGATCGATCATGCAGGGGACATGCTTCCCCCGGAGCTGAAAGAAGCGATCGGGGCCGCCGCGGAGACAATTCGTTCGTTTCATCAGGCGCAAATTCCTCCAACGATCGGAAAAGAGACCCGGCCGGGTGTCTACTGCCGCAGGGAATGGCGGCCTATCCAGCGCGTCGGTTTGTACGCCCCCGGGGGCTCTGCCCCGCTCATCTCGACGGTGCTGATGCTCGGGATACCTGCAACACTTGCCGGTTGCCGCGAGATACTACTTTGTTCCCCTCCCAACATGTCCGGGGAAGTTGAACCGGGGATCCTCTATGCGGCAAGGCTCGCCGGCGTCCGGAGGATCTTTAGGGCGGGTGGGGCCCAGGCGATCGCGGCCATGTCCGCGGGCACCGAGACGATTCCGAAAGTCGACAAGATCTTCGGACCCGGGAACAGGTTCGTGGCTGCAGCGAAGGCGCGGGTCTCCGTTGGAGCGTCCGGCGTGGAGATCGACATGCTCGCGGGTCCGACCGAGCTTCTGATCATCGCGGATGATTCTGCGAACCCGCGGTGGGTAGCCGCAGACCTGCTGGCGCAGGCGGAGCATGGAGTTGACTCCCGCGTCGTGCTCGTGACGACACATTCCCGCATCGCGGATGCAGTAGAACAGGAGTGCGAGCTTCAGCTCCCGTTCCTGTCCAGACGGCAGACGATCAGGTGCGTTCTCGAAGCAGGTCCCGCCATCGTCGTCCGCACGCTTTCCGATGCGATCGAATTCTCCAATCGCTTTGCGCCGGAGCATCTCGCTCTTGCCGTGAGGGAGGGAGAACGGTTTGTCCCGAAGATCCAAAATGCAGGAGCGGTGTTCGTGGGCGCCGCCGGTTCGTCAGTGTTCGGGGACTACGCCTCCGGGCCCAATCACACCCTGCCGACGGGAGGGACCGCGGTGTGCAGGGGCGGTCTTACCTTGGAGTCCTTCATGAAGCCTCTATTTATCGAGACATTCACTTCGGAGGGCGTTCGCTCGATGTCGCCGATCGTAATGGAGCTCGCGAGGGCGGAGCGTCTCGACGCTCATGCGCGCGCCGCCGAGATTCGGGGCGAAATAGCATGA
- the hisC gene encoding histidinol-phosphate transaminase: protein MIDRIIRSHLRGFHPYTSARSEFAALPGGGGGRTILLDANELSAGSPVACNGIPLNRYPDPMQQELRGRIAGRLRVSSDEIFLGVGSDEIIDLLVRLCCDPGTDSVVILGPTYGVYRVAANLNAVAVVDAELEGGFQIDLEGTRAAMGSAKLLFCCSPNNPTGNLLRVSDIEKLCTEFTGLVIVDQAYIEFASSGAAGCGDLMQNRAGLENLVILRTLSKGWGLAGIRLGYCIASPQIVSHLLRIKFPYNVGSVSSRIALEALDKEEFLRSSVRSVVRERELLSVRLKEIREVVRVYPSDANFLLVEFQDSLIAFERLKRAGIIVRRRSEQRLRNCLRITVGTPDENTLLVETLRGLT, encoded by the coding sequence ATGATCGATAGGATCATCCGGAGCCATCTGAGGGGGTTTCATCCCTACACCTCCGCCCGGAGCGAATTCGCCGCGCTCCCGGGGGGCGGCGGCGGGAGGACAATCCTTCTCGATGCGAACGAGCTTTCCGCGGGTAGTCCGGTTGCCTGCAACGGCATCCCCCTCAACCGTTATCCGGATCCGATGCAACAGGAATTGAGAGGGAGAATTGCCGGGCGGCTGAGGGTGAGCAGCGATGAGATATTCCTCGGTGTAGGGTCCGACGAGATCATCGATCTGCTCGTCCGGCTCTGTTGCGATCCCGGAACTGACAGCGTTGTCATCCTCGGGCCCACCTACGGAGTGTACCGTGTTGCCGCCAATCTGAATGCCGTCGCAGTGGTTGATGCGGAGCTCGAGGGGGGTTTCCAGATCGACCTTGAGGGGACCCGCGCGGCAATGGGAAGTGCGAAGTTATTGTTCTGTTGTTCGCCGAATAATCCCACGGGAAACCTCCTGCGTGTGAGCGATATCGAGAAGCTCTGCACGGAGTTCACAGGGCTCGTCATCGTCGACCAGGCATATATTGAATTTGCCTCCTCCGGGGCGGCCGGCTGCGGCGATCTGATGCAGAATCGCGCCGGTCTGGAAAACCTTGTGATTCTGAGGACGCTCTCGAAGGGCTGGGGCCTTGCCGGTATCCGTCTGGGATACTGCATTGCCTCCCCTCAAATCGTCTCACACCTTCTCAGAATAAAATTCCCATATAACGTCGGTAGTGTCAGCTCCCGAATCGCCCTCGAGGCGTTGGACAAGGAAGAGTTCCTGCGGTCGTCCGTCCGGTCGGTCGTGAGGGAGCGCGAACTCCTCTCGGTCCGTTTGAAAGAGATCCGGGAGGTGGTCCGGGTTTACCCGAGCGATGCGAACTTCCTCCTTGTGGAGTTTCAGGACAGTCTGATCGCATTTGAACGTTTAAAAAGGGCGGGAATTATCGTGCGTCGCAGGAGCGAGCAACGCCTGAGGAATTGCCTGCGTATCACGGTCGGCACGCCGGATGAAAACACCCTGTTGGTTGAGACTCTCCGGGGGCTCACATGA